Below is a genomic region from Vibrio cortegadensis.
TTGATCACCCACATCGTCGCTATAACCCATTAACAGGACAATGGGTTTTAGTTTCACCTCATCGTGCTAAACGACCTTGGAGTGGCCAAGATGAAGCTCTATCTACGGTAGAGCTACCTGTATATGAAGAGAAGTGTTTTTTGTGTCCAACGAACACCCGTATTTCAGGAGATGAAAACCCCGACTATCAAGGGACTTACGTTTTTAATAATGATTTCGCGGCATTGATGCCTGACTCACCTGATGCTCCAGAGTCAAATAACCCCCTATTTAAAACTCAAGGTGTACGAGGCTTAAGCCGCGTGATCTGTTTTTCTCCTGATCACAGCAAAACGCTACCAGAATTACCCGTGAATAAAATTCGCGACGTGGTTAATACTTGGAATGATCAAATTGAAGAGTTAGGTCAAGAGTATTTATGGGTTCAAGCCTTTGAAAATAAAGGTGAGACAATGGGCTGCTCTCAACCTCACCCTCATGGTCAAGTGTGGGCGAACAGCTTTTTGCCAAATGAAATTGAGCGTAAAGAAAAACTGTTGAAGGAATACCATCATCAACAAGGTTCTAATTTACTTGTCGATTATGTTGAATCAGAAATGAAAGATGGCGCTCGAACCGTCGTTGAAACGGAGCACTGGATTGCGGTTGTTCCTTATTGGGCCGCTTGGCCGTTTGAAACCATGCTACTACCTAAAGCACATATTCGTAGAATGAGCGAGTTGAACGATGAGCAACGTGACGATTTAGCGCTTGCGATTAAGAAGCTCACCAGTCGTTACGATAATCTTTTTCAGTGTTCTTTTCCTTACTCTATGGGGTGGCATTATGCGCCTTTCTTTGAAGAAGGAACCGATATCGATCACTGGCAACTTCATGCTCTTTTCTATCCGCCATTATTGCGCAGTGCGTCTGTGCGTAAGTTCATGGTGGGTTATGAAATGTTGGCAGAAACTCAGCGTGACCTTACCGCTGAACAAGCCGCGCAGCATTTACGAGATGTCAGCGATGTTCATTATAAAGAGCAGTAGTTCTTGTTTATGTGCTGTAAAAAACTGAGAAATTAAAGAGATAGCTTTATGACTGATTTAATCAAAAATGTGAAAGACTCATTTAAATCAATATTTGAATACTCACCCACTCATGTTGTCCAAGCTCCGGGGCGCGTTAATCTGATTGGTGAACATACTGACTATAACGATGGGTTTGTCCTACCGTGTGCCATTAACTATCAAACCGTGGTTGCTGCCGCGAAAAGAGATGACAATAAAGTCCGCGTTATCTCTGTTGATTATGGCAATGAAATAGACGAATTTGACCTGACTCAAGCCATTACTTTCCAAGACGGAAAAATGTGGGCGAACTACATTCGCGGTGTAGTGAAGTGTTTGCTTGAGCGTGGTTTTGAACTGGGTGGCGCGGATATTTCCGTAAGTGGTAATGTTCCTCAAGGGGCTGGTCTCAGTTCTTCCGCGGCGTTAGAAGTTGTGATTGGTCAGACGTTTAAAGAGCTTTACCGCCTAGACATTAGTCAAGCCGAAATTGCGTTGAATGGTCAACAAGCTGAAAACGAATTCGTAGGTTGTAATTGCGGGATCATGGATCAGATGATTTCAGCGGAAGGGAATGAAAACCACGCTATGCTTTTGGATTGTCGTAGCCTAGAAACGACAGCGGTTTCAATGCCTGAAGATATGGCTGTTGTGATCATTAATTCAAATAAAAAGCGTGGCTTGGTCGATAGTGAATACAACACTCGCCGAGAGCAGTGTGAAGAAGCAGCTCGCCTTTTTGGTGTTTCTGCTCTGCGCGATGTGACGATTGAGCAGTTCAATTCAAAAGTTTCTGAGCTTGATGAAACGGTTGCCAAGCGTGCTCGCCATGTGATCACCGAAAACGATCGCACAGAAGAAGCGGCCGTGGCGTTGCGAACCCATGATATGAAACGTATGGGAGAGCTGATGGCTGAATCACATGCTTCAATGCGTGATGATTTTGAAATCACAGTAAAAGAGATCGATACGCTAGTTGATATGGTAAAAGAAGTGATTGGCAAACATGGTGGTGTGCGAATGACAGGAGGGGGCTTTGGTGGCTGTATTGTGGCGCTCGTTCCTCCGCGATTTGTGGGTGAAATCAAAGCTACGGTAGAAGCTAAGTATGAAGCAATGACAGGGCTAAATGCGTCGATTTATGTGTGCCAAGCCAAAGATGGTGCGGGTGTTGTTGAAGTGTCATGAGCCTCGTTATTTAGGCGACATGCACCAGTGGTTGGTGATTAATTCGGCCTTATAATGTTAGAAAATCCTCAGTTGTATATGACTGAGGATTTTTATTGGATCTTCTAAAGTGAATAGTTTCAATTTAGATCGCTTTTTCTACCGAATTTCGACGGACTAAAGTGGGAGAAAACTTCATTGGTTCATTTTCTATGGGTAGGCCTTTTGCTAGTTGGAGAGAAAGGCGAGTCGCTTTTTCTGCCATCATTTGAATCGGGTATCGAATCGTGGTCAATTTAGGATGAACGTACCGAGCGATTAATCCGTCGTCAAAACCGATGACTGACACCTGGTTAGGGACTTGAATACCATTATCTTCCAATACTGATAACGCTCCAGCGGCCATGTTGTCGTTATAGCTTACTACGCCTGTCACTGGTAACGATTTTGCCAGTAAGTTGGTCATCGCACACTCACCGCCATCACTATCGGGTTCACCATATTCGAGGTAACTCTTTGGTAATTCGATTTGGTGATCGTTTAGCGCTGCTAAGTATCCCTTCACACGCTGCTCGACATCTTCTATTTTATGAAGTGAGGCGATGCAGGCAATATTTCGGTGACCATGACGGATTAGATATTCGGTTGCGAGATACGCCCCTCTATAGTTGTCTAAGTAAACGCAGCGCTCTTTAATTTCAGGAATATAGCGATTAATAATGACTAATCCTTTGACTTCGTTGGCATAACTGATGAGTTCTTTATCGGATAAAGCCTTGGAATGAATGATCAGAGATTCACAGCGGTTATTGATTAATAATTCAATCGCATGACGCTCATCTTCAGCGTTGTGATTACCATTCCCAATCAATACATGCTTGCCATTTTCACGGGCGATGTTATCAACGGCTTTCACTAGAGTGCCAAAAAAAGGGTCAGAAACATCAAAAACTAACACACCGATAGTATTCGTACTTTGACTCACTAAGGCGCGAGCGTTAGCGTTGGGGCGATAACCCAATAATGCCATCGCTTGCGTGACTGACTTTATTGACTTTTTACTCGCTTTTGGTGATTTGTTGATGACTCGAGATACTGTCGCAACCGACACTCCCGCTTCACGTGCAACATCTTTGATGGTCGCCATAATTTGCCTCATTACTCTTCTAGAGGTATTTAACAACGCTTGTGTAAATATGGCAATGACTCATTTAATTCCAGGAGGATTAATGTTGTTACTAATTGTATTTTAAAGAAATATATTAAATGTAAACGTTTCTTATTTTTATGGGTTTGATGGCGATTTTTCTGAAGGGCATTGATTTA
It encodes:
- a CDS encoding substrate-binding domain-containing protein; this translates as MATIKDVAREAGVSVATVSRVINKSPKASKKSIKSVTQAMALLGYRPNANARALVSQSTNTIGVLVFDVSDPFFGTLVKAVDNIARENGKHVLIGNGNHNAEDERHAIELLINNRCESLIIHSKALSDKELISYANEVKGLVIINRYIPEIKERCVYLDNYRGAYLATEYLIRHGHRNIACIASLHKIEDVEQRVKGYLAALNDHQIELPKSYLEYGEPDSDGGECAMTNLLAKSLPVTGVVSYNDNMAAGALSVLEDNGIQVPNQVSVIGFDDGLIARYVHPKLTTIRYPIQMMAEKATRLSLQLAKGLPIENEPMKFSPTLVRRNSVEKAI
- a CDS encoding UDP-glucose--hexose-1-phosphate uridylyltransferase, translating into MSTIEFNPVDHPHRRYNPLTGQWVLVSPHRAKRPWSGQDEALSTVELPVYEEKCFLCPTNTRISGDENPDYQGTYVFNNDFAALMPDSPDAPESNNPLFKTQGVRGLSRVICFSPDHSKTLPELPVNKIRDVVNTWNDQIEELGQEYLWVQAFENKGETMGCSQPHPHGQVWANSFLPNEIERKEKLLKEYHHQQGSNLLVDYVESEMKDGARTVVETEHWIAVVPYWAAWPFETMLLPKAHIRRMSELNDEQRDDLALAIKKLTSRYDNLFQCSFPYSMGWHYAPFFEEGTDIDHWQLHALFYPPLLRSASVRKFMVGYEMLAETQRDLTAEQAAQHLRDVSDVHYKEQ
- the galK gene encoding galactokinase, translated to MTDLIKNVKDSFKSIFEYSPTHVVQAPGRVNLIGEHTDYNDGFVLPCAINYQTVVAAAKRDDNKVRVISVDYGNEIDEFDLTQAITFQDGKMWANYIRGVVKCLLERGFELGGADISVSGNVPQGAGLSSSAALEVVIGQTFKELYRLDISQAEIALNGQQAENEFVGCNCGIMDQMISAEGNENHAMLLDCRSLETTAVSMPEDMAVVIINSNKKRGLVDSEYNTRREQCEEAARLFGVSALRDVTIEQFNSKVSELDETVAKRARHVITENDRTEEAAVALRTHDMKRMGELMAESHASMRDDFEITVKEIDTLVDMVKEVIGKHGGVRMTGGGFGGCIVALVPPRFVGEIKATVEAKYEAMTGLNASIYVCQAKDGAGVVEVS